Proteins encoded by one window of Elephas maximus indicus isolate mEleMax1 chromosome 5, mEleMax1 primary haplotype, whole genome shotgun sequence:
- the LOC126076925 gene encoding uncharacterized protein LOC126076925 isoform X2, whose amino-acid sequence MVKHLAANQKVGDWNPPATRREKDVSICCCKDYSPAYLGPDSGTAVAFRSAPLCPPALSALLLVPTHAVKVPAMQPATTEAQETLEIANQGISDAQQKEISSIRETALDMPWSASCPTHTPKTCCGVMDPFCVAFLAMVL is encoded by the exons atggttaagcatttggctgctaaccaaaaggtcggtgattggaacccaccagccactcggcgggagaaagatgtgtcaatctgctgctgtaaagattacagcccagccTACTTAGGGCCTGACAGTGGCACCGCTGTAGCCTTTCGGTCTGCCCCTCTGTGTCCACCGGCTCTGTCTGCTCTGCTGCTCGTTCCCACTCACGCCGTCAAGGTCCCAGCCATGCAGCCGGCCACAACCGAGGCCCAGGAGACCCTGGAGATTGCCAACCAG GGTATCTCTGATGCTCAGCAAAAAGAAATCTCATCAATTAGAGAAACTGCACTAGATATGCCTTGGAGTGCCTCCTGCCCCACCCATACCCCTAAAACATGTTGCGGTGTGATGGATcccttttgtgtggcctttcttgccatggtcttgtaa
- the LOC126076925 gene encoding cystatin-B-like isoform X1, producing MVKHLAANQKVGDWNPPATRREKDVSICCCKDYSPAYLGPDSGTAVAFRSAPLCPPALSALLLVPTHAVKVPAMQPATTEAQETLEIANQVKPQLEEKENKMFPMFKAVESKRQVVTGTKDFIRIHVGDKNFVHLQVFQSLPHKTSPTLSSY from the coding sequence atggttaagcatttggctgctaaccaaaaggtcggtgattggaacccaccagccactcggcgggagaaagatgtgtcaatctgctgctgtaaagattacagcccagccTACTTAGGGCCTGACAGTGGCACCGCTGTAGCCTTTCGGTCTGCCCCTCTGTGTCCACCGGCTCTGTCTGCTCTGCTGCTCGTTCCCACTCACGCCGTCAAGGTCCCAGCCATGCAGCCGGCCACAACCGAGGCCCAGGAGACCCTGGAGATTGCCAACCAGGTAAAGCCTCAgcttgaagagaaagaaaataagatgTTCCCGATGTTTAAGGCTGTGGAGTCCAAGAGGCAGGTGGTCACCGGAACAAAGGACTTTATCAGGATTCATGTAGGTGACAAAAACTTTGTGCACCTTCAAGTATTTCAGAGTCTTCCTCACAAAACAAGCCCGACTTTGTCCAGCTACTAG